The following are encoded in a window of Penicillium oxalicum strain HP7-1 chromosome II, whole genome shotgun sequence genomic DNA:
- a CDS encoding putative hydrolase: MASIRANCRKIMCIGRNYADHIAELNNTTPKQPFFFLKPTSSILLPNSGPVLRPKGVSLHYEVELGLVMGKTVRDLDPEDEKGALDAIESYILAIDMTARNVQDEAKKKGLPWSIAKGFDTFMPISQAIAKSRIPNPHDAFLRLRVGATERQADSTGLMLYRIPQQLSQISRVMTLEKGDIVLTGTPKGVGEVKAGDVMHASIEVNGKEIEEGRIQVEVQDRQGRYEFKET, translated from the exons ATGGCATCCATACGTGCCAATTGTCGCAAGATCATGTGTATCGGCCGAAACTACGC CGATCACATTGCCGAGTTGAACAACACTACGCCCAAGCaacccttctttttcctcaaGCCTACCTCATCCATTTTGCTCCCTAATAGCGGCCCGGTCCTCCGCCCCAAAGGTGTCAGTTTGCACTATGAGGTTGAACTGGGTCTGGTCATGGGGAAAACAGTGCGAGATCTGGACCcggaggatgaaaagggtGCCTTGGATGCCATTGAGA GCTACATCCTCGCCATTGATATGACGGCACGCAACGTCCAAGacgaagccaagaagaagggtcTTCCCTGGTCCATTGCCAAGGGATTCGACACTTTTATGCCCATCTCCCAGGCTATCGCCAAGTCGCGCATCCCCAATCCCCACGACGCCTTTTTGCGCTTACGCGTCGGTGCCACGGAGCGCCAAGCCGACTCGACCGGTCTGATGCTCTACCGGATTCCTCAGCAATTGTCTCAGATCTCGCGCGTCATGACGCTGGAGAAGGGTGACATTGTTCTGACGGGAACCCCCAAGGGAGTCGGAGAGGTCAAGGCGGGGGATGTGATGCATGCCTCCATCGAAGTCAACGGAAAGGAAATTGAAGAAGGTCGCATCCAAGTGGAGGTGCAGGATCGTCAAGGACGCTACGAATTCAAGGAGACTTGA
- a CDS encoding Short chain dehydrogenase atnD: protein MAFLYSQLFVRPPYPTQSFDGQTVLVTGSNVGLGFEAARHIVRLGAARVILGVRNVTAGNEAKEQIESSTGRTGVCEVWEVDLASHRSTIAFGDRINQLPRLDAAILNAAVATETFDLAEGYERTVTVNVINTLLMGLLILPRLKATGKEFPTTQPRLSFVVSEVHAWVNFTEWKDSDTPMKVVSDPTLAKMKERYMLSKLLEVLLVQEVASRTRASEVVITMVNPGLCHSALSREGNWQLTLLKAALARTTEVGSRTLVAGLSTSVEGHGSYMSDSEVRNTALSPFVRSDEGRAARNKLWKELSDVIEQVRPGILQNL, encoded by the coding sequence ATGGCTTTTTTGTACTCTCAGCTTTTTGTCCGACCGCCCTATCCCACTCAGTCCTTTGACGGCCAGACGGTGCTGGTGACAGGTTCCAACGTGGGTCTTGGCTTCGAAGCTGCTCGTCATATCGTCCGGCTGGGCGCGGCCCGAGTGATTCTTGGAGTCCGCAATGTCACCGCCGGAAACGAGGCCAAAGAGCAGATTGAGTCCTCGACGGGCCGAACGGGAGTCTGTGAGGTCTGGGAGGTTGACTTGGCATCGCATCGCTCAACAATCGCCTTTGGCGATCGGATCAATCAACTTCCACGCCTCGACGCCGCGATTCTCAATGCCGCCGTGGCGACGGAGACCTTCGACCTCGCCGAGGGCTATGAGCGAACCGTCACCGTCAACGTGATCAACACACTGCTAATGGGTCTCCTGATCCTCCCGCGACTGAAAGCCACCGGCAAGGAATTCCCCACGACGCAGCCCCGTCTGTCCTTTGTCGTGAGCGAGGTCCATGCCTGGGTCAACTTCACCGAGTGGAAAGACAGCGACACCCCCATGAAGGTGGTATCCGACCCGACTCTggcgaagatgaaggagcGTTACATGCTGTCCAAGTTGCTCGAAGTGTTGCTGGTGCAAGAGGTCGCCAGCCGCACACGGGCCTCAGAGGTGGTCATCACCATGGTGAACCCGGGTCTGTGTCATTCGGCACTCAGCCGCGAAGGTAACTGGCAATTGACCTTGCTCAAGGCGGCCCTGGCCCGAACCACCGAGGTCGGCTCACGGACATTGGTAGCCGGCCTCTCTACCAGCGTCGAGGGCCATGGATCCTACATGTCCGACTCGGAGGTGCGCAATACCGCGCTGTCGCCGTTTGTGCGCAGCGATGAGGGCCGCGCGGCTCGAAATAAGTTGTGGAAGGAGTTGTCCGACGTTATAGAGCAGGTGCGCCCGGGGATCCTGCAGAATCTGTGA
- a CDS encoding Enoyl-CoA hydratase AFT3-1 gives MIFDPARIELPASYETVPTTGQIKVSHHPTGAASATPVIVVTLNRPTKSNAFTSQMVQDFEKLYPMFDVDERVKVIVLTGAGKTFCAGADLDLGFSNSQERPAEHRDGGGRVALAIHRCRKPTIAAMQGSAVGVGMTMTLPAIIRIAYDKGKYGFVFGRRGIIMESCSSYFLPRLVGFSNASYLVSTGAVFPPTAKHFGDLFNEVLPDPSHVLPRALELATEIAENVSPTSQYLNRALMWRNPGTPEGAHLLESAVICQIFGSADQNEGVQSFFEKRKPAFRANLDDNPPSNVPWWTEVDTGRRPKARKTGSSKL, from the exons ATGATATTCGATCCAGCCCGCATCGAACTCCCAGCTTCATACGAGACAGTTCCCACTACGGGTCAAATCAAAGTCTCACATCATCCGACCGGTGCTGCATCCGCTACTCCAGTTATTGTTGTGACCTTGAATCGTCCCACGAAAAGCAATGCATTCACCTCGCAAATGGTGCAGGATTTTGAGAAGCTCTATCCCATGTTCGATGTGGATGAACGCGTGAAGGTGATTGTCTTGACAGGTGCCGGTAAGACGTTTTGCGCCGGAGCGGACCTGGACCTTGGTTTCAGCAACAGTCAAGAGCGTCCTGCGGAGCATCGCGACGG TGGTGGCCGAGTGGCATTAGCTATCCACCGCTGTCGTAAGCCCACAATTGCGGCGATGCAAGGCTCCGCAGTTGGGGTTGGAATGACCATGACGCTGCCGGCGATTATACG GATCGCCTACGACAAGGGCAAATATGGCTTTGTGTTTGGCCGTCGTGGCATCATCATGGAATCATGCTCCTCCTATTTCCTTCCCCGTCTTGTCGGATTCTCCAATGCGAGCTATTTAGTGAGTACGGGAGCGGTCTTTCCGCCCACCGCCAAACACTTTGGCGATCTTTTCAACGAAGTGCTTCCAGATCCTTCGCACGTCCTGCCTCGTGCGCTGGAACTAGCCACCGAGATAGCCGAGAACGTGAGCCCGACATCTCAATATCTCAACCGCGCACTCATGTGGCGGAACCCGGGAACTCCAGAGGGGGCTCATCTGTTGGAATCGGCGGTGATCTGCCAAATCTTCGGTTCGGC AGACCAGAATGAGGGGGTCCAATCCTTCTTTGAGAAGCGCAAACCCGCATTCCGGGCCAATTTGGATGACAATCCGCCCAGTAATGTGCCCTGGTGGACTGAAGTTGACACCGGAAGGCGTCCAAAAGCAAGGAAAACGGGTTCGTCCAAATTGTGA
- a CDS encoding Presequence translocated-associated motor subunit pam17: MSIPSVSAGRVGLSMVTTLARPSVVVRGVTQGGPAQLVRLNSSLVRPSCGIQSQTFQSHNVRPSAVCLHRPAGLRVQSTAAPKNNEVKLDWDSFFKLRASRRRYSLASSIITSLVSTSVGVQVLAAQDLEALGTQVMGLDPFVVLGLATAACGAVGWLMGPAVGNGVWGLVYRRYKPSVATKEKEFFDRIRRFRVDPSTNSIANPVPDYYGEKIGSVQGYRQWLKDQRAYNRKRRNFIA; encoded by the exons ATGTCTATCCCATCTGTCTCGGCTGGTCGTGTGGGCTTGTCCATGGTGACTACACTTGCGCGCCCCAGTGTCGTTGTCCGAGGTGTCACGCAGGGAGGGCCAGCGCAACTAGTCCGGCTCAACTCATCTCTTGTCCGACCGTCGTGTGGTATTCAGAGCCAGACCTTCCAATCTCACAATGTTCGACCTTCCGCTGTCTGCCTGCACCGTCCGGCCGGTCTGCGTGTGCAATCCACGGCTGCGCCAAAGAACAACGAGGTCAAGCTTGACTGGGACTCATTCTTCAAGCTCCGAGCTTCGCGCCGTCGTTATTCACTAgcatcttccatcatcaCATCTCTCGTTTCTACCTCTGTCGGAGTTCAAGTTCTTGCGGCTCAGGATTTGGAGGCTCTGGGAACTCAGGTGATGGGCCTGGATCCCTTTGTCGTTCTCGGGCTGGCAACTGCGGCTTGCGGTGCCGTTGGATGGTTGATGGGTCCTGCGGTAGGCAATGGTGTTTGGGGCCTTGTTTACCGCCGATACAAGCCTTCCGTGGCAACT aaagagaaagagtttTTCGACCGTATTAGACGATTCCGAGTCGATCCCTCAACCAACTCCATTGCAAACCCCGTCCCCGACTACTACGGCGAGAAAATTGGCAGCGTCCAAGGCTATCGACAGTGGCTGAAGGATCAACGGGCCTACAACCGCAAACGTCGCAACTTCATCGCTTAA